Proteins encoded within one genomic window of uncultured Desulfobacter sp.:
- a CDS encoding peptidoglycan-binding domain-containing protein → MKQLFLILSIGIVLMSIGCQTMDTCQFIPTNLIPLTNGEKKEDTTVIPNGTSEMKKLQVLLKEAGYDPKGADGKYGNQTRQAIKQFQKEKGFTVDGQPTRKLFGQLKDSIKKDNSSSATVATKPAATIGSPKYRRSECDLDHFFTKGTVRGDELIKELMAIKEAAQQAETHKAFTSLMGEVDGSLEKMRKTNIQKFQKLGDLIDPESWKNLLKILFDVGCEQLKTTMNHKAINMFIDTMLDERELLEKQFITLPSAEGFTRNQKQRILNIAAFTVGARVANDSVNDAKATLENLEAEYNELLRHREVLAEVLADVVARRNEALRARDELRIRRMENELLQYLTKEDLKFIDQFGSEHTVSEFAKDFALQNMAIRYLQRQDPERYKNYRAQVDGLVGRTKVTVRTLGGALSFGGLAAGFTNDVLAFAENTNMDAFTKGLPLFGEFLKAALPLAGNVAETAITGVVLEPEKTWLAPFAAKRFRVTMAGNEKKTDLRSASNVFDLMHKNQTNEEIFKNTLFSNGGNGFLLSMYRHDPDTTGRMLDASISEEMRNQFGEEYMHMSGGEDYSFVNALTSSDKRSIRHIVNNMLSRDQRRRADSPFIGKIQQESADNSNEWNSTQLTRLILSNHHGSIDYAQMQVGDMMIRLIPSMTALYEYECFADTVRRTASL, encoded by the coding sequence ATGAAACAGCTATTTTTGATTCTGAGTATCGGTATTGTTCTAATGTCAATCGGATGCCAAACTATGGATACTTGTCAATTCATACCAACCAATCTAATTCCGCTCACGAACGGTGAGAAAAAAGAAGATACCACTGTGATCCCAAACGGCACTTCGGAGATGAAAAAACTACAAGTACTTTTAAAAGAGGCGGGATATGATCCTAAAGGGGCTGATGGGAAATACGGAAATCAAACCCGGCAAGCGATTAAGCAATTTCAAAAGGAGAAGGGATTCACTGTGGACGGGCAGCCGACCCGTAAATTATTCGGTCAATTGAAAGATAGCATTAAAAAAGACAACAGTTCCTCTGCTACCGTAGCCACCAAGCCTGCAGCAACGATAGGCTCTCCAAAATATCGCCGTTCAGAATGCGATTTAGACCATTTTTTCACCAAAGGAACCGTCAGAGGCGATGAACTGATCAAAGAGCTGATGGCCATTAAAGAAGCGGCACAGCAGGCTGAAACGCATAAGGCATTTACTTCTTTGATGGGGGAGGTTGACGGCTCATTAGAGAAAATGCGTAAAACAAACATTCAAAAGTTTCAAAAGTTGGGCGATTTAATCGATCCTGAGTCTTGGAAAAATTTGCTCAAAATCCTTTTTGATGTCGGATGTGAGCAGCTGAAGACGACCATGAATCACAAGGCCATCAATATGTTTATCGATACCATGTTGGATGAGCGGGAACTACTGGAAAAGCAATTTATCACCCTGCCTTCAGCAGAGGGGTTCACCCGGAACCAAAAACAGAGAATTCTTAATATTGCAGCGTTCACGGTTGGGGCCCGGGTCGCTAACGATTCTGTCAATGATGCGAAGGCTACTTTGGAAAACCTTGAAGCTGAATACAATGAACTGCTGAGACACCGGGAGGTGCTGGCCGAGGTTCTTGCCGATGTTGTTGCCAGAAGAAATGAAGCCCTTAGGGCAAGGGATGAGCTGAGAATAAGAAGGATGGAAAATGAACTGCTTCAATATCTGACCAAGGAAGATTTGAAATTTATAGATCAATTTGGATCAGAGCATACAGTTTCCGAGTTTGCAAAAGATTTTGCCCTGCAGAATATGGCCATTCGATATTTACAGAGGCAGGATCCGGAACGATATAAAAATTATCGTGCTCAGGTTGACGGACTGGTCGGCAGGACCAAAGTGACGGTTCGGACACTTGGCGGAGCCCTGTCTTTTGGTGGATTGGCCGCCGGTTTTACCAACGACGTATTGGCTTTTGCAGAAAACACGAATATGGATGCTTTCACAAAAGGACTCCCCTTGTTTGGTGAATTCCTTAAAGCGGCTTTACCGCTGGCCGGCAACGTGGCTGAGACAGCCATCACAGGGGTTGTACTTGAACCTGAAAAAACCTGGTTAGCACCGTTTGCAGCAAAAAGGTTTCGTGTGACCATGGCCGGGAACGAGAAGAAAACCGATCTGAGAAGTGCATCAAATGTATTTGATTTAATGCACAAAAATCAAACCAACGAAGAAATCTTTAAGAACACCCTGTTTTCAAACGGTGGAAACGGATTCTTATTGAGCATGTATCGCCATGATCCGGATACAACAGGTCGTATGCTGGATGCCTCCATTTCCGAAGAGATGCGCAACCAATTCGGAGAGGAATATATGCATATGTCCGGAGGGGAAGACTATTCGTTTGTCAATGCTTTAACATCCTCTGACAAACGTTCAATCAGGCACATCGTGAATAATATGCTCAGCCGCGACCAGCGCCGAAGAGCCGATTCACCTTTTATCGGCAAAATTCAGCAGGAATCGGCGGATAATTCAAATGAATGGAACAGCACACAACTGACCCGGCTAATCCTGTCAAACCATCACGGATCAATTGACTACGCCCAGATGCAGGTCGGTGACATGATGATCAGACTGATCCCATCCATGACAGCCCTTTACGAGTATGAATGCTTTGCCGATACGGTTCGCAGGACAGCAAGCCTCTAA
- a CDS encoding caspase family protein, with amino-acid sequence MNIHNEGTHNKLRACIIFSLAFSLICLCLSSLCHATPTRGIKRVVKNGNQVLLYEESHALVIGVSRYTGGWPVLPGVEQDIRDVKAALEKHGFKVTTVLDPDKTELDQAFGTFINRHGKGANNRLLFYFAGHGYTHKPKWGKKKYGYLIPKDAPTPDHDAGSFKLKSLSMKRIEEYAYDIEAKHAVFIFDSCFSGSLLSMVRAVPEDINKKSASPVRQFLTSGDETEKVPDKSIFKAQFVAALNGEGDLNKDGYITGTELGGFLQNKVAVYSRDSQHPQYGTIRNPELDKGDFIFILPEDKNNEQNTGIVKPQPHDRTFISQGPDPENELWQEVKNSNDLMGYRYYLSKYPDGKYTDTARFKIKNLEKKDEQESKGSITVKPTPMDSLVRILNIGPKYKDGIELEAGTYHIEVTANGYERYRKWITLESSQNLALSVDLKKKAGTTINSISHNGMSENESKQKSELCNLVSRLFYAFEPVMKVSDLLKTGLSLLNQRTVSDNDVDKLYELREEIMIQVENIDLNKLQEIVYDIKRIESNRSHSETKLSKEDCYIFSKFEQMRERLDKSGWDIEDLEAKAFEFDQKIDELENKLEGNSFPSESMFSAKAFCSMTGSMGEGYDESDPDMALSMAIEDCIFNGGVPDCCYQGAYLLNDY; translated from the coding sequence ATGAACATACACAATGAAGGGACACACAACAAGCTTAGAGCCTGCATCATTTTTTCACTGGCATTTTCGTTGATATGTTTATGTCTTTCCTCATTATGTCATGCCACTCCGACCCGGGGGATAAAGCGGGTGGTCAAAAACGGCAACCAGGTATTGCTTTACGAGGAGAGCCATGCCCTTGTAATCGGGGTTTCCAGGTATACAGGGGGCTGGCCGGTTCTGCCTGGTGTCGAACAGGATATCCGAGATGTCAAAGCCGCCCTTGAAAAACATGGATTCAAGGTGACCACGGTATTGGACCCGGACAAGACAGAGCTGGATCAGGCGTTTGGTACCTTTATCAATCGCCACGGTAAAGGAGCAAACAATCGTCTTTTATTCTATTTTGCCGGCCATGGATATACCCACAAGCCCAAATGGGGAAAGAAAAAATATGGTTACCTGATCCCAAAAGATGCCCCGACTCCTGACCATGATGCCGGCAGCTTCAAGCTGAAATCTTTATCCATGAAGCGGATTGAAGAGTACGCTTATGACATTGAGGCCAAACATGCGGTATTCATATTTGACAGCTGTTTTTCAGGCTCCCTGCTGTCCATGGTGCGTGCCGTGCCCGAGGATATCAATAAAAAAAGCGCCAGTCCCGTGCGCCAGTTTTTAACCTCAGGAGATGAAACGGAAAAAGTCCCGGACAAAAGCATCTTCAAGGCCCAGTTTGTGGCAGCCCTGAACGGTGAAGGGGACCTTAACAAAGACGGTTACATTACCGGTACGGAACTCGGCGGTTTCCTTCAAAACAAAGTGGCCGTTTACTCCAGAGACAGCCAGCATCCTCAATATGGCACCATTCGTAATCCAGAGCTGGATAAAGGAGATTTTATTTTCATTCTTCCCGAAGACAAAAATAACGAACAAAATACCGGTATCGTAAAGCCTCAGCCTCACGATCGGACGTTTATATCACAAGGACCTGATCCTGAAAATGAACTTTGGCAGGAGGTAAAAAACAGCAATGATTTAATGGGTTATCGATATTATCTTTCTAAATATCCTGATGGTAAATATACCGATACGGCAAGATTCAAGATTAAGAACCTTGAGAAAAAAGATGAGCAAGAAAGTAAAGGTAGCATAACGGTTAAACCCACCCCTATGGACAGCCTGGTTAGGATTCTGAATATCGGTCCGAAATACAAAGATGGTATTGAACTAGAAGCGGGGACGTATCATATCGAAGTGACAGCCAACGGTTACGAACGATACCGAAAATGGATTACACTGGAATCCAGCCAGAATCTTGCCTTGAGTGTCGATTTGAAAAAAAAAGCCGGAACCACTATCAATTCTATCTCGCATAACGGTATGTCAGAAAATGAGTCTAAACAAAAGTCAGAGCTCTGTAATCTTGTCAGCCGACTTTTTTATGCTTTTGAACCTGTTATGAAGGTTTCAGATTTGTTGAAGACGGGTTTGTCGTTGTTAAATCAAAGAACCGTATCAGATAACGATGTAGATAAACTGTACGAGTTACGTGAGGAAATCATGATACAAGTGGAGAATATTGATCTGAACAAACTACAAGAAATCGTCTATGATATTAAAAGGATAGAATCAAACCGCTCTCACTCTGAAACAAAACTATCAAAAGAAGATTGTTATATTTTCTCAAAGTTTGAACAAATGAGAGAGAGGCTGGATAAGTCAGGCTGGGATATAGAAGATTTAGAAGCAAAAGCCTTTGAATTTGATCAAAAAATTGATGAGTTAGAAAATAAATTAGAAGGCAATTCCTTTCCATCAGAAAGTATGTTTTCCGCAAAAGCATTTTGTTCTATGACAGGCAGTATGGGCGAAGGCTATGATGAGTCAGACCCCGACATGGCCTTATCCATGGCTATTGAGGATTGCATATTCAATGGAGGCGTACCTGATTGCTGTTACCAAGGAGCATATTTACTAAACGATTACTGA
- a CDS encoding caspase family protein, giving the protein MVTKREPEHILAVFWAWIIVFSLTAGTGSAAQDDRGIKRINTRRVALVIGNSNYEVSPLSNPVNDADDMETVLRKLKFTVIKGTNLNKRGMLNHLSRFSTALRQADVGLFFFWRPRYPVQQPELSDSCRLHGRG; this is encoded by the coding sequence ATGGTCACAAAAAGGGAACCAGAACATATTTTGGCGGTATTTTGGGCATGGATTATTGTTTTCAGCCTGACAGCCGGTACCGGCAGTGCCGCCCAGGATGACCGGGGAATTAAACGGATCAATACCCGGCGTGTGGCCCTGGTGATCGGGAACAGCAATTATGAGGTCTCTCCGTTGAGCAATCCGGTCAATGATGCCGATGATATGGAGACGGTTCTCAGGAAGCTAAAATTTACAGTCATCAAAGGGACCAACCTGAACAAAAGAGGAATGCTCAATCATCTTTCCAGGTTTTCTACGGCCTTGCGGCAGGCCGATGTGGGGCTGTTCTTTTTTTGGCGGCCACGGTATCCAGTTCAACAACCGGAACTATCTGATTCCTGTCGGCTGCACGGTAGAGGATGA
- a CDS encoding lytic transglycosylase domain-containing protein, protein MKTKVFMHIALWLCIVTSMPQTAEGFKKEIPDMDYNRAWKNYASSKTDALPAKEYPFEACFKKAAKTYDIPLSLVMAFARGESDFNPKAKSAANCHGIMQIKWPGTAKDLGFTQLNDLYNPCKNIMAGARYIRMMIDRYDGNIHLAVAAYNYGPGRIKKTSEPNPAIPEGANWYSGYIYHHLQAILGGSSLPRHSGKKREKYKPGNKVPINMFHNPARAEKFMAYFRKKSPGLEIDWFRTSFGETHVVLVFRSEKQLKNDVSLLNRLGFYPDIKRRFR, encoded by the coding sequence TTGAAAACTAAGGTATTTATGCACATTGCTCTATGGCTATGTATCGTTACAAGTATGCCCCAAACCGCAGAAGGGTTTAAAAAAGAAATTCCGGACATGGATTATAACCGGGCATGGAAAAACTATGCATCATCAAAAACGGATGCCCTGCCGGCAAAAGAATATCCATTTGAAGCCTGTTTTAAAAAGGCTGCCAAAACCTACGATATTCCGCTTAGTCTCGTCATGGCCTTTGCCAGGGGCGAATCGGATTTTAATCCAAAGGCGAAATCCGCGGCAAACTGTCACGGCATCATGCAGATTAAATGGCCGGGAACGGCAAAGGATCTTGGTTTCACACAGTTAAATGACCTTTATAATCCTTGTAAAAATATCATGGCCGGGGCCCGATATATCCGGATGATGATTGATCGTTATGACGGAAACATTCACCTGGCAGTGGCCGCGTATAATTACGGCCCCGGCAGGATTAAAAAAACTTCTGAGCCGAATCCGGCCATTCCCGAAGGAGCCAACTGGTACAGCGGCTATATTTACCATCATCTTCAGGCTATATTGGGTGGATCTTCTTTGCCGAGGCATTCAGGCAAAAAAAGAGAAAAATACAAGCCCGGCAACAAGGTTCCCATCAACATGTTCCATAACCCGGCCCGTGCCGAAAAATTCATGGCTTATTTCAGGAAAAAATCGCCGGGACTTGAAATCGACTGGTTCAGAACGTCCTTTGGGGAGACCCATGTGGTCCTGGTTTTCCGGTCCGAAAAACAACTAAAAAACGATGTCAGCCTGTTGAACAGGCTGGGATTCTATCCGGATATAAAACGCCGGTTCAGATAA
- a CDS encoding DUF4384 domain-containing protein — protein sequence MKLFLTPFACLICFCLFSCTHSQVGNNGDPPVSTGSKSDFGKLGKHLVAQLELNYNSPYRIEVETSIPRPEDGEHYLLLGETLDRQIKEALGKSMVFRPQNGGNAEFFLKPEYKTGKNTTIVHLTLMHKQNRSVAAASQMTVDNHGLPPELFKPAIRSPEDLARIAGKILVEGFNSGSAREDIPFTLFIDPREFKTHSYPLRPPLSKRLAMGFNTVLSDGVPGISLVGTRKKASLILTGDIIRNDKGVMVHSRLKEIKASGRVLSSFSGIIQEAFVKSEWFETDASDENHRPLTKVQPPVPEPEPFKLDLYTGKGKTGLFFKKGEAVTIHARSSRKAFVKIFNVAADGTVLRIYPNAFTSPAPVLIPGQVHTIPADYYDADFEIEVTEPLGEELIVALASDSPLPDFPAYIKTGDFGVRIIDADFSEIKKWANAAAGKYGAQISWNILPFRTGR from the coding sequence ATGAAATTATTTTTAACACCATTTGCGTGTCTTATCTGTTTTTGCCTGTTTTCCTGCACCCATTCACAGGTCGGCAATAACGGGGATCCGCCTGTTTCAACCGGGTCGAAATCCGATTTCGGTAAGCTGGGTAAGCACCTTGTTGCCCAACTTGAACTCAATTACAACAGCCCCTACCGAATTGAGGTGGAAACCAGTATCCCCAGACCCGAAGACGGGGAACATTATCTGCTGCTGGGAGAAACGCTGGATCGGCAAATCAAAGAAGCGCTGGGTAAATCTATGGTTTTCCGACCCCAAAATGGCGGAAATGCCGAATTTTTCCTGAAACCGGAATATAAGACGGGAAAAAACACAACCATTGTCCACCTCACACTGATGCACAAACAAAATCGGAGCGTGGCTGCAGCATCCCAGATGACTGTTGACAATCACGGTCTTCCGCCGGAATTATTTAAACCGGCTATCCGGTCGCCTGAGGACCTGGCCCGTATTGCCGGAAAAATTCTGGTAGAGGGATTTAATTCCGGATCAGCCAGGGAAGATATCCCCTTCACTTTGTTCATTGATCCCAGGGAGTTCAAGACTCATTCATACCCATTGCGTCCGCCTTTGAGCAAACGGCTGGCCATGGGATTCAATACTGTTTTGTCTGATGGAGTCCCCGGCATCAGCCTGGTGGGCACACGGAAAAAGGCATCTTTGATCCTGACCGGGGACATCATCCGAAACGACAAGGGTGTGATGGTTCATAGCCGCCTGAAAGAAATCAAGGCTTCCGGGCGGGTTCTTTCCTCGTTCAGCGGCATTATTCAGGAGGCCTTTGTCAAATCGGAATGGTTTGAAACAGATGCTTCCGATGAAAACCACCGGCCCCTCACCAAGGTCCAACCGCCCGTACCGGAGCCGGAGCCGTTCAAACTGGATCTGTACACCGGGAAAGGCAAAACCGGACTATTTTTCAAAAAAGGAGAGGCTGTCACCATCCATGCCAGAAGCAGCAGAAAGGCTTTTGTCAAAATTTTCAATGTGGCTGCAGACGGCACAGTGCTCAGAATTTACCCCAACGCTTTTACCAGCCCCGCACCTGTACTGATTCCCGGACAGGTCCATACCATACCGGCAGATTATTACGATGCGGATTTTGAAATTGAAGTGACCGAACCCCTGGGGGAAGAATTGATTGTTGCTCTGGCTTCCGACTCACCTTTGCCGGATTTTCCAGCTTACATCAAAACCGGGGATTTCGGGGTCAGAATTATAGATGCGGATTTTTCTGAAATCAAAAAATGGGCAAACGCTGCGGCCGGGAAGTATGGTGCACAGATTTCCTGGAATATTTTGCCGTTTAGGACAGGGAGGTAA
- a CDS encoding caspase family protein: MKLFHLMLWALILSELTGCTQSKTNIDMPIGTSRELNIRKYEYNARLSKHTLNPSTNKPIKYEPIQNTTAYNTERLSNNISKRRIALVIGNSNYIDGGTLPNPVNDARAMFQSLQRLNFQVIKYENVRQTDMKKAIDNFGNRLKKFDVGLFFYAGHGLQVQGSNFLVPIDAVIKSENDVEYNCVNAERIFGKMEDANCKTNIIILDACRDNPFERSWSRGIVRKGKGLAFMNAPSGSIIAYATSPGRTASDGISGQNGVYTAALLKYMQTPNITIENMFKMVRADVEKATRGQQIPWESTSLKGNFLFNIQK; this comes from the coding sequence ATGAAATTATTTCATTTAATGTTATGGGCATTAATTTTATCAGAACTTACGGGATGTACTCAATCTAAAACAAACATTGACATGCCTATAGGCACTTCACGGGAATTAAATATTAGAAAATATGAGTATAATGCGAGATTGTCAAAACATACATTAAATCCGTCAACCAATAAACCCATAAAATATGAACCCATTCAAAACACTACTGCTTATAATACAGAACGATTATCTAATAATATAAGTAAACGTAGAATAGCATTAGTCATCGGCAACTCAAATTATATAGATGGGGGTACTTTACCCAATCCTGTTAACGATGCACGAGCGATGTTTCAGTCTTTACAAAGATTGAATTTCCAAGTGATAAAATATGAAAATGTTAGACAAACTGATATGAAAAAAGCCATTGATAATTTTGGCAATCGATTGAAAAAATTTGATGTCGGATTATTTTTTTACGCGGGGCACGGGCTACAAGTCCAGGGAAGTAATTTTCTTGTCCCAATTGATGCAGTGATCAAATCAGAAAATGATGTTGAATATAACTGCGTAAACGCAGAAAGAATTTTTGGTAAAATGGAAGATGCCAATTGTAAAACGAATATCATTATTTTAGATGCGTGTAGAGATAATCCTTTTGAAAGAAGTTGGTCCCGGGGAATTGTAAGAAAAGGAAAAGGATTAGCTTTTATGAATGCACCATCAGGTTCGATAATTGCTTATGCCACTTCGCCGGGAAGAACTGCTTCAGATGGAATCTCCGGGCAAAATGGGGTTTATACAGCAGCTCTTCTAAAATATATGCAGACTCCCAATATTACAATTGAAAACATGTTTAAAATGGTTCGGGCTGATGTGGAGAAAGCAACAAGAGGGCAACAAATTCCTTGGGAGTCCACATCCTTAAAAGGAAATTTTTTATTTAACATTCAAAAATAG
- a CDS encoding zf-HC2 domain-containing protein — translation MGKWIKTIVAEYKESHGESCAHGISPQEMAAFIDGRLDQAQRQKVIHHLNRCQKCSDILDMALMGQAENSQRDREDIHGEQPALGGKFKPLYSLAASILLMVMIGSGLYHYGPWNGTSPGEMSVTLFMDGRVKELLMENNNTRWESQARIKGLATLLSEHGIKAGTLKGVVMDTPYVAQKSFFAEDEEVVITIKDGIAYLEVKKMSPQ, via the coding sequence ATGGGAAAGTGGATTAAAACGATAGTTGCAGAATACAAAGAAAGCCATGGTGAATCCTGCGCCCATGGGATTTCTCCGCAGGAAATGGCTGCTTTCATAGACGGACGGTTGGACCAGGCCCAAAGACAAAAGGTCATCCACCATCTGAACCGCTGTCAGAAATGCAGTGACATTCTGGATATGGCCCTCATGGGCCAGGCGGAGAACAGTCAAAGGGACAGAGAAGATATCCACGGGGAACAACCTGCTTTGGGGGGAAAGTTTAAACCCTTGTATTCCCTTGCCGCATCCATCCTTCTCATGGTGATGATCGGTTCCGGCCTCTATCACTATGGCCCCTGGAATGGGACGTCACCCGGTGAAATGTCCGTTACCCTTTTCATGGACGGCAGGGTCAAAGAGTTGCTTATGGAAAACAACAACACCCGTTGGGAATCTCAAGCCCGGATTAAAGGACTTGCAACTTTGCTCTCTGAACATGGCATCAAGGCGGGGACACTGAAAGGCGTGGTCATGGACACCCCTTATGTTGCACAAAAATCTTTTTTTGCAGAGGATGAAGAGGTGGTCATTACCATTAAGGACGGGATTGCCTATCTTGAGGTCAAAAAGATGAGTCCGCAATGA
- a CDS encoding caspase family protein codes for MTLFSSKPKPIRFKGCRCLAVLLILMFLAGCVAAGPATSSSPGISSSDNSRAIVRKEKHAAPPASATDSKPNQAATSEPVAPPDSNSSNSGSSNAGSHQLSIPRDKIVLLFHREDENAPSRKEAVSQDTARALENTLLGRGYKILPIPPDVQRKLDRARNKNILCFAPDAGLSMTYSIYKNRRPDPGVNIYAAEVSIRARIFVGAGLLATEKGRGVVRFKDTGKEGGYGERRAMEVAADRAAKILVKRIDARLKSLSDEELMVYVEPLPDPVTPVPPPSGSLPLPTSGNTHVLIVGVSDYSNVSRVSQQHVNNLNGVNKDLKNIEQTFMALNIPKNRIKVLKNQRATAANVRAAITAMSRAAGPDDLLILYIAGHGMQAPEKKEGMSIPIFYDFNLQATASAPDFSELLDLVSGQSAANRFIMIADTCHSGGAASILPTVVVTSRGVRLSKAAGSPSPGIILREINMSRDIAVLSSAGYEEVAWEHQGTGGLFTYYLAKGLRNAGPKEVLREIVENRVAGPVIRESKKMCSSATCPTGQQTPTLGFSGHGDMIQLIKN; via the coding sequence ATGACCCTTTTTTCCAGTAAACCCAAACCCATTCGATTCAAAGGATGTCGTTGCCTGGCAGTGCTCCTGATTCTGATGTTCCTGGCCGGATGTGTGGCCGCCGGGCCGGCTACCTCCTCATCCCCTGGGATCAGCAGCTCTGATAATTCAAGAGCAATTGTCAGAAAGGAAAAACACGCTGCGCCACCGGCAAGTGCAACAGATTCAAAGCCGAATCAGGCAGCAACATCAGAACCGGTTGCCCCTCCCGATTCAAATTCATCCAATTCCGGCAGTTCCAACGCCGGTTCCCATCAATTGTCCATCCCCAGGGATAAGATTGTCCTTTTGTTTCACAGGGAAGATGAGAATGCGCCGTCCCGGAAGGAAGCGGTCAGCCAGGACACGGCCAGGGCACTGGAGAACACGCTGCTTGGGCGGGGGTATAAAATTCTTCCGATTCCGCCTGACGTGCAACGCAAACTGGACCGGGCCCGGAATAAAAACATTCTATGCTTTGCACCCGATGCAGGCTTGTCCATGACCTACTCCATATATAAAAACCGGCGCCCGGACCCCGGTGTCAACATTTATGCTGCGGAGGTCTCTATCCGGGCACGGATATTTGTTGGGGCAGGCTTGTTGGCAACAGAGAAAGGGCGCGGGGTTGTACGGTTTAAAGATACCGGGAAAGAGGGGGGCTACGGAGAACGGCGTGCCATGGAGGTTGCTGCAGATCGGGCCGCAAAAATACTGGTTAAGCGGATAGACGCACGGCTTAAATCGCTTTCCGACGAAGAGCTTATGGTATATGTGGAACCTTTGCCGGACCCTGTCACGCCGGTGCCGCCGCCCTCCGGTTCTTTGCCGCTGCCCACTTCAGGCAATACGCACGTTTTGATTGTGGGGGTGTCGGATTACAGCAATGTTTCCCGCGTGAGCCAACAGCACGTCAACAACCTGAACGGAGTCAATAAGGACCTAAAAAATATTGAACAGACGTTTATGGCACTCAACATCCCTAAAAACAGGATAAAAGTACTCAAAAATCAACGTGCGACCGCGGCAAATGTCCGGGCCGCAATCACTGCCATGAGCCGGGCCGCAGGACCCGATGATCTGCTGATACTGTACATTGCCGGGCACGGGATGCAGGCCCCAGAAAAAAAGGAAGGGATGTCTATTCCCATCTTTTACGATTTTAATTTGCAGGCAACGGCATCGGCCCCTGATTTTTCCGAATTGCTGGACCTGGTCAGCGGACAATCCGCAGCCAACCGTTTTATCATGATTGCAGACACCTGCCATTCCGGGGGGGCAGCGTCAATTCTGCCGACGGTAGTCGTCACCTCACGCGGCGTCCGTTTATCCAAGGCTGCAGGTTCGCCGTCACCCGGGATCATCCTGCGTGAAATAAACATGTCCCGGGATATCGCCGTCCTTTCTTCTGCCGGATATGAAGAGGTGGCCTGGGAACACCAAGGCACTGGCGGGCTATTCACCTATTACCTGGCCAAAGGATTGAGGAACGCCGGTCCCAAAGAGGTTTTACGCGAAATTGTGGAAAACCGGGTGGCCGGGCCGGTGATCCGGGAATCAAAGAAGATGTGTTCGTCGGCCACATGCCCGACAGGCCAGCAGACGCCGACCCTTGGATTTTCCGGGCATGGGGACATGATTCAACTGATCAAAAATTAA